A region of Maridesulfovibrio sp. DNA encodes the following proteins:
- a CDS encoding chloride channel protein, translating to MVSPSKPKPKERTGASFNPRVQYVLLMSFSVAIGLSAAGGAFLFRWLIENFQELFWAQGNSFLDMAANSPWWLVLFLPCIGGILAGVIITNWAPEAQGPGVPEVIKALAVRGGVIRHRITFLKALVTSLLIGCGASVGREGPVVQIGASLGSSAARLFRLHPSMLPVCVASGAAAGISATFNAPLTGTLFAIEILLLDTEMSYVSHIIVASVTASALSKFFWGDFPTFDAPKFIFSNFDELVIFFLLGILAGLVSIAFVKMISFSELAFDHIPLPEWLKPGLGGLILGAMALKIPAVLGVGYEAVNMGLTGVLPLDLALILLGAKLVATSLCIGSGMSGGIFAPSLVLGAALGVSVSSTLNMIFPELALTHGQYALVGMGTVVAGTTLAPITAVLTVFELTYSYKIILPMMVGCITSALVVRIFKGYSVYEAKLLRQGVNILRGHDESVMVNVPLSDIMDTEFDYLHTTDSLKTAADMVLNSDFPHFPVLDENSKIAGILTLRDMRSFLKNDQDLKGWPEIVDTLMVRTIVSLPVDSNLKEAILKFERTGVSFLPLINQSGTVAGIIKSKDAMEIFRRNRYKNKILSSSI from the coding sequence ATGGTTTCCCCTTCAAAGCCAAAACCGAAAGAACGTACTGGAGCCTCATTTAATCCGAGAGTCCAGTACGTTTTGCTTATGTCTTTTTCCGTAGCTATCGGTCTGTCAGCAGCAGGTGGAGCCTTCCTCTTCCGCTGGCTGATCGAAAATTTTCAAGAATTGTTCTGGGCTCAAGGAAACTCTTTTTTAGATATGGCTGCCAATTCACCATGGTGGCTTGTACTTTTTCTGCCCTGCATTGGTGGTATTCTCGCCGGGGTAATCATTACAAATTGGGCGCCGGAAGCACAGGGACCGGGAGTACCGGAAGTGATCAAGGCTCTTGCCGTACGCGGTGGGGTCATCCGCCACCGAATCACTTTTCTCAAGGCATTGGTTACCAGCCTGCTTATCGGCTGCGGGGCGTCTGTAGGCCGGGAAGGACCGGTTGTGCAGATCGGTGCTTCACTGGGATCCTCAGCAGCAAGGCTCTTCCGCCTTCATCCGTCCATGTTGCCTGTCTGTGTTGCGTCCGGTGCAGCTGCGGGGATTTCGGCAACGTTCAACGCCCCGCTTACCGGCACCCTCTTTGCTATTGAGATTCTGCTGCTTGATACTGAGATGTCTTACGTAAGCCATATTATCGTTGCCTCTGTTACAGCCTCCGCCCTATCAAAATTTTTCTGGGGAGATTTCCCAACGTTTGACGCTCCAAAGTTCATCTTCAGCAACTTTGACGAACTCGTTATCTTTTTCCTGCTGGGAATCCTTGCCGGATTGGTATCAATTGCTTTTGTAAAAATGATCAGCTTCTCTGAACTTGCTTTCGACCATATTCCGCTTCCGGAATGGCTGAAGCCCGGACTGGGAGGACTGATTCTCGGTGCTATGGCCCTTAAAATACCGGCAGTGCTCGGTGTTGGATATGAAGCCGTAAACATGGGCCTGACCGGCGTTCTGCCCCTTGATCTGGCCTTGATCCTGTTGGGGGCAAAACTGGTGGCAACATCTCTGTGCATAGGTTCGGGTATGAGCGGCGGTATTTTTGCGCCTTCACTGGTGCTTGGAGCAGCATTAGGAGTATCAGTAAGCTCCACACTCAACATGATCTTCCCGGAATTGGCTCTGACTCACGGCCAATACGCTCTGGTGGGCATGGGTACAGTTGTGGCCGGGACTACTCTCGCACCCATAACCGCAGTACTTACGGTATTCGAACTGACCTATTCCTACAAAATAATTCTACCAATGATGGTCGGCTGCATCACCAGCGCACTGGTAGTACGCATTTTCAAGGGCTACTCTGTATACGAAGCCAAGTTGCTGCGCCAAGGAGTGAATATTCTGCGCGGACATGATGAATCAGTCATGGTCAATGTCCCGCTCTCGGATATAATGGACACGGAATTCGATTATCTACACACAACCGACAGCCTGAAAACAGCTGCGGACATGGTCCTGAACTCGGATTTCCCCCATTTCCCCGTACTTGATGAAAACAGCAAAATTGCCGGAATCCTCACCCTGCGAGACATGCGCTCTTTTCTCAAAAATGATCAAGACCTGAAAGGCTGGCCTGAAATTGTCGATACTTTAATGGTCCGTACTATTGTATCTCTACCAGTGGATTCCAATCTCAAAGAAGCCATCCTGAAATTCGAACGAACCGGTGTTTCTTTTTTACCGTTGATAAATCAGAGCGGGACTGTGGCCGGGATTATCAAATCCAAGGATGCAATGGAAATTTTCCGCCGAAATAGATATAAAAATAAAATTCTTTCTTCTTCAATCTAA
- a CDS encoding EAL domain-containing protein, whose protein sequence is MEIDIKSCITAISKAVTEDGITIYFQPIVSLLSRTVIGFEAFSRGVDDSGATLAAPDCLFNSSLPIQAQFKVEEVCLKKGFAAYGPLYEKYRDMLLFLNINCSLYSHNEYKGRSPHQLAEPFKYSPRMITFEMDAAQLKDVPPLDMIRFVQEKNYRISVDNVVPSVDCMDRFQIIKPDFVKLDRKFYKGIDKSQRIQKKVAATAKLFSLCGAMGIAKGVETEAEALALMRSGYYMQQGYFYSDSADEEGREDSFGNKVSRISKLVHGEKKKEGELSRELFRNSHLLLKSTMTRLQQEEDGEMNRILDELLKKNANIVSVYVMDSSGKQISKRLAGKGADPFGLRILPSAVGSDHSDKDFFVALNSGFEKVAGLCAPDPLCSDGYNYIAGFYYQQGSRRGRILVLEYVLLPKESEKN, encoded by the coding sequence GTGGAAATTGATATTAAAAGTTGCATCACAGCTATCAGCAAGGCTGTTACCGAGGACGGCATTACAATTTACTTTCAGCCGATAGTATCACTTCTTTCCCGAACTGTGATCGGTTTCGAAGCCTTTTCACGCGGGGTGGATGATAGCGGTGCAACTCTTGCCGCTCCTGACTGCCTTTTCAATTCATCCCTGCCTATACAGGCGCAGTTTAAAGTCGAAGAAGTATGTCTCAAGAAAGGGTTTGCGGCTTACGGGCCTTTGTATGAAAAGTACCGGGATATGCTTCTTTTTCTTAATATCAATTGCAGTCTCTATAGCCATAATGAATATAAGGGCCGCAGTCCGCATCAACTGGCCGAGCCGTTTAAGTATTCTCCGCGTATGATAACTTTTGAAATGGATGCAGCTCAGCTCAAGGATGTTCCGCCGCTGGATATGATTCGTTTCGTGCAGGAAAAGAATTATCGGATCTCGGTAGATAATGTTGTCCCCTCAGTTGACTGCATGGACCGATTCCAAATAATCAAGCCGGATTTCGTGAAACTTGATCGCAAATTTTACAAAGGAATTGATAAATCACAAAGAATTCAAAAAAAAGTTGCCGCTACTGCAAAATTGTTTTCCTTGTGTGGTGCCATGGGTATTGCCAAGGGGGTAGAAACCGAGGCAGAAGCCCTTGCCCTGATGCGGAGCGGTTATTACATGCAACAGGGGTATTTTTATTCCGATAGTGCTGATGAGGAAGGCAGGGAGGATTCGTTCGGCAATAAGGTCAGCCGTATAAGTAAATTAGTGCATGGGGAGAAAAAGAAGGAAGGAGAGCTATCCCGTGAATTGTTCCGTAATTCGCATCTTCTTTTGAAGAGTACAATGACCAGGTTGCAGCAGGAAGAAGATGGGGAAATGAACCGTATTCTTGATGAATTGCTCAAAAAGAACGCAAATATAGTTTCTGTTTATGTAATGGATAGTTCCGGCAAACAAATCAGTAAACGGCTGGCCGGGAAGGGGGCTGATCCCTTTGGCCTGCGTATCCTGCCTTCTGCGGTGGGAAGCGATCACAGTGACAAAGATTTCTTCGTTGCCCTGAATTCCGGTTTTGAAAAGGTTGCCGGTCTCTGCGCCCCTGATCCGCTTTGCAGTGACGGATATAATTATATTGCTGGTTTTTATTACCAACAGGGAAGCCGCCGGGGTCGGATTCTCGTTCTGGAGTATGTACTATTGCCTAAGGAAAGCGAAAAAAATTAG
- the hypE gene encoding hydrogenase expression/formation protein HypE, with protein MSSDKVLLDYGSGGRASQRLISELFLKHFANAELDRLNDAATLNLKGKVSMSTDSFTVDPIFFPGGDIGSLAVHGTVNDVAMLGAIPRYLTCAYIIEEGLPMDDLEKIVKSMGEACRHAGVNIVTGDTKVVPKGMVDKIFINTTGVGEIIADPAPSGDRATVGDAVLVSGTMGDHGLTILGTREGLSLESNVKSDSAALNHLLVKLVQEVPDIHVLRDPTRGGLATTLNEITVSSKVCCELEESKIPVLPEVAGGCSFLGLDPLYLANEGKFLCILPQEYAEQALEIMRADELGKNACQVGTITEANPGKVIMVTPLGGRRLLNMLEGEQLPRIC; from the coding sequence ATGTCCTCAGATAAAGTTTTACTTGATTACGGTTCCGGCGGAAGGGCTTCCCAGAGGCTTATTTCCGAACTTTTTCTCAAGCATTTTGCAAACGCTGAACTGGACAGACTCAACGACGCCGCTACCCTGAACTTGAAGGGTAAGGTCTCCATGAGCACGGACAGCTTCACGGTTGACCCTATTTTTTTTCCCGGCGGCGACATAGGCTCTTTGGCGGTTCACGGAACAGTGAATGATGTGGCTATGCTCGGTGCTATCCCCCGCTATCTGACCTGTGCTTATATTATTGAAGAAGGATTGCCTATGGACGATCTGGAAAAAATCGTTAAATCCATGGGCGAGGCCTGCAGACATGCCGGGGTCAATATTGTTACCGGTGATACCAAGGTTGTGCCTAAGGGGATGGTTGATAAGATTTTTATCAATACCACCGGGGTGGGTGAAATTATTGCTGATCCTGCACCCAGTGGAGACCGTGCCACTGTAGGGGACGCCGTGCTGGTCAGTGGGACCATGGGCGATCACGGCCTGACCATTCTCGGAACCCGTGAAGGGCTTTCCCTTGAATCCAACGTGAAAAGCGACAGTGCGGCTTTAAATCACCTGCTGGTCAAGCTGGTACAGGAAGTTCCTGATATTCATGTATTGCGTGATCCCACTCGCGGAGGACTGGCAACAACTCTGAATGAGATTACCGTTTCATCCAAAGTCTGTTGTGAACTTGAAGAATCCAAGATTCCGGTGCTTCCTGAAGTGGCAGGCGGATGTTCCTTTCTAGGACTTGATCCGCTCTACCTTGCCAATGAAGGTAAATTTCTGTGCATCCTGCCGCAGGAGTATGCTGAGCAGGCCCTGGAAATTATGCGAGCCGATGAGCTGGGTAAGAATGCCTGTCAGGTTGGAACCATCACTGAAGCCAATCCTGGCAAGGTGATTATGGTTACCCCGCTGGGAGGGCGCAGGCTGCTTAACATGCTTGAAGGGGAGCAGCTGCCCCGTATCTGTTAA
- the hypD gene encoding hydrogenase formation protein HypD, whose product MSLEILNKFNDPELCKELLDRLRDELEGEIRFMEVCGTHTVSIFRSGLHSVLPKEVVHLSGPGCPVCVTHESEVNAFLDLAGKDGVIVATFGDLIKVPGDNGHCLKNAQADGARVEIIYSPFDALELARNNPDSTVVFLGVGFETTAPTIAATVLMAQQQGLENFKVLSFHKLVPPALDILVSDPETRIDGFILPGHVSTVIGIHPYDFIGEKYGKPSVVTGFDPVDILQALLMMVRSSKEEHPVVQNQYVRGVSEDGNPKAVEVMYQVFEESDALWRGIGKIPHSGLEFRAEFEKYDAKKIFDLNIGECPPLKGCKCGEVLKGKMTPEKCPLFGKVCTPAKPVGPCMVSTEGSCAAYFKYKVD is encoded by the coding sequence TTGTCGCTTGAGATTTTGAATAAGTTTAACGATCCGGAGCTGTGTAAAGAGCTTCTGGACCGTTTGCGGGATGAACTGGAAGGCGAAATACGGTTCATGGAGGTCTGCGGGACGCATACTGTATCGATATTTCGCAGCGGGTTGCATTCTGTGCTGCCGAAAGAGGTGGTCCACCTCAGCGGTCCCGGCTGTCCGGTATGCGTGACACATGAATCCGAGGTTAATGCTTTTCTGGATCTTGCCGGAAAGGACGGAGTTATTGTGGCCACTTTCGGTGATCTGATCAAGGTTCCCGGCGACAATGGGCATTGTTTGAAGAACGCACAGGCTGACGGCGCGCGTGTGGAAATCATATATTCCCCGTTCGATGCCCTTGAACTTGCACGTAATAATCCAGACAGCACGGTGGTCTTTCTGGGAGTAGGTTTTGAAACCACCGCTCCGACTATTGCAGCCACGGTGCTTATGGCCCAACAGCAGGGACTTGAAAATTTTAAGGTGCTTTCGTTTCACAAGCTGGTCCCGCCTGCATTGGATATTCTTGTTTCCGACCCGGAAACACGTATTGACGGGTTTATTCTGCCCGGTCATGTTTCAACTGTTATCGGAATTCATCCTTATGATTTTATCGGAGAAAAATACGGCAAACCCTCTGTTGTAACCGGATTCGATCCCGTTGATATTCTGCAGGCCCTGCTGATGATGGTCCGGTCATCCAAGGAAGAACATCCGGTGGTACAGAATCAGTATGTGCGCGGAGTTTCCGAAGATGGCAACCCCAAGGCAGTGGAAGTCATGTATCAGGTTTTTGAGGAATCTGACGCTCTTTGGCGCGGCATAGGTAAGATTCCACACAGCGGGCTTGAGTTCCGGGCAGAGTTTGAAAAATATGACGCCAAGAAAATTTTCGATCTCAACATTGGGGAGTGTCCGCCGCTCAAGGGCTGTAAATGCGGAGAAGTGCTCAAGGGCAAAATGACTCCCGAGAAATGCCCTTTGTTCGGTAAGGTCTGTACCCCGGCAAAGCCTGTCGGTCCCTGCATGGTTTCAACTGAAGGAAGCTGTGCCGCTTACTTCAAATACAAAGTAGATTAA
- a CDS encoding response regulator has product MYKILIAEDDKISQKLAARFVEDLGHIPFVSPHGKHAYETLKAENSFDVLVTDIMMPEMDGRQLVQTLRGDSQFMDMPIVIMSAVVGVSDISNLLALGATYFLPKPIDKEEFNEVITRCLK; this is encoded by the coding sequence ATGTATAAAATATTGATAGCCGAAGATGATAAAATTTCTCAGAAACTTGCCGCTAGATTTGTGGAGGATCTGGGACATATACCGTTTGTCAGTCCGCATGGTAAACATGCTTACGAGACCTTGAAAGCGGAAAACAGCTTTGATGTTCTCGTGACTGATATCATGATGCCCGAAATGGACGGTCGTCAACTGGTGCAGACTTTGCGTGGTGATTCCCAGTTTATGGATATGCCAATTGTCATCATGTCTGCAGTGGTAGGTGTCTCCGATATTTCGAATCTGCTGGCTCTGGGAGCGACTTATTTTCTGCCCAAGCCGATTGATAAAGAAGAATTTAATGAAGTGATTACCCGCTGTCTTAAATAA
- a CDS encoding chemotaxis protein, with protein MAKTEILLETGTNELEILEFYIDLPESEDGPEERCHFGVNVAKVMQVIESPELEHPESAEHPCFMGTIPLRNHILPVLDLAVWLGMERKKNKYDIVIVTEFSQTVSGFQVSGVTEIHRVGWQQVLSPDKFMSSFDMSCIVGIVEREDRFIQLLDLESILADLDPTLGGDFDAPAAVAGEAYNALVCDDSPTIRAMLKKSLDKANFRHTIVHNGQEAQNTLKNIKLVASQENRPVKDYVEIVISDIEMPLMDGFSLAKWIREDPDLKNLPIILYSSIITKELRHKGESVGADDQISKPDLHLLPEKAIRLIENRKSQ; from the coding sequence ATGGCTAAAACCGAAATCCTGCTCGAAACCGGGACAAACGAACTTGAAATACTTGAATTTTACATCGATCTACCGGAATCTGAAGACGGTCCGGAAGAAAGATGCCATTTCGGGGTCAACGTCGCCAAAGTAATGCAGGTAATTGAGAGCCCGGAGCTGGAACATCCCGAATCAGCGGAGCACCCCTGCTTCATGGGCACCATCCCACTTCGCAACCATATCCTCCCGGTACTGGATCTTGCTGTCTGGCTGGGTATGGAACGCAAGAAAAACAAATACGATATCGTCATCGTTACTGAATTCAGCCAGACTGTCTCCGGATTTCAGGTAAGCGGCGTAACCGAAATCCACCGTGTAGGCTGGCAACAGGTCCTTTCTCCTGACAAATTCATGAGCAGCTTTGACATGAGCTGCATAGTCGGCATAGTCGAACGCGAGGACCGCTTCATCCAACTACTGGACCTTGAATCCATTCTTGCAGACCTGGACCCAACCCTGGGCGGAGACTTTGATGCTCCCGCTGCAGTTGCCGGCGAAGCCTACAATGCGCTTGTTTGCGATGATTCCCCCACCATTAGAGCTATGCTGAAAAAAAGCCTCGATAAGGCCAACTTCCGTCACACCATCGTCCATAACGGGCAGGAAGCTCAGAATACATTAAAAAACATCAAGCTGGTAGCCAGTCAGGAAAACAGGCCGGTCAAAGACTACGTGGAAATAGTCATCTCTGACATTGAAATGCCACTCATGGACGGTTTCAGTCTTGCAAAGTGGATTAGGGAAGACCCGGACCTGAAGAATCTGCCCATAATCCTCTACTCTTCAATTATTACCAAGGAATTACGCCACAAAGGTGAATCGGTGGGAGCGGATGACCAAATATCCAAACCGGACCTGCACCTGCTCCCGGAAAAAGCAATACGCTTAATTGAGAACCGGAAGTCTCAATAA
- a CDS encoding autotransporter outer membrane beta-barrel domain-containing protein: MKNRSVLSICILIVFMLCLSSEAWAQFGHVWTHRNLSTGEYTIIGNSIGDATSDPLDVSDIMVDGRKGGTTAIGFNSINDSTDPTHQYIATVSSETFSEATGHRDVSNTGTTDLANTAEEYYILNSNGSNSSDKFRVRYDDGQIFLETYDHTTGLWTAMDGVTTYTYEEYAAIVGSNTTAKVESREEKAKISSRLTNQLISTRVMNVFSPRPKAKSKGGAKPKNTQKNAAINTGNVFASGYISSEGLSSGDDVYSELGIGVWGMGSYASTYVSKSGSRSENNIGVYMAGVDKLLLDDRLAVGVGFGYENSWSKLKTNGYTENGEGFSISPYAAYRVTDQFMVKAVFNSAFNHYDASGVSKNYDGTRLMGDISGEYSWIRDAWLFAAEAGFMYMNEDFNQNYTDVYLGEGRISGKLAYEFENGFQPYGRATFYQDMLSRSGGDFEDHTWEGALGLNYYDGPWSLSAEAFDAFNKDKNTYGGSLLVRFDF, from the coding sequence ATGAAAAACAGGTCTGTGTTATCCATCTGTATTTTAATAGTATTTATGTTATGTCTTTCCAGTGAAGCATGGGCCCAGTTCGGCCATGTCTGGACTCACAGGAACCTTAGCACAGGCGAATATACCATTATCGGGAACAGCATAGGAGACGCAACCTCCGACCCTCTTGATGTCAGCGACATCATGGTTGACGGACGCAAAGGCGGCACAACAGCAATCGGATTCAACTCTATAAATGATTCCACAGACCCCACCCACCAATATATTGCGACAGTCTCCTCGGAAACATTTTCGGAAGCAACCGGACACCGAGACGTCTCAAATACAGGGACTACCGATCTAGCTAATACAGCTGAAGAATATTATATCCTGAATTCTAACGGAAGCAATTCCAGTGACAAATTCCGGGTACGTTATGATGACGGGCAGATTTTTTTGGAAACCTACGATCATACGACAGGTTTATGGACTGCTATGGACGGTGTGACCACCTATACTTATGAAGAGTATGCTGCAATTGTCGGCTCCAACACCACCGCCAAGGTCGAATCCCGTGAGGAAAAAGCAAAAATAAGCTCCCGCCTTACCAACCAGTTGATCTCTACCCGCGTAATGAACGTATTTTCTCCCCGCCCGAAAGCAAAATCCAAAGGCGGAGCCAAACCTAAAAACACCCAGAAAAATGCAGCCATCAATACCGGTAACGTTTTTGCTTCCGGCTACATCAGCAGCGAAGGTCTTTCTTCCGGTGATGATGTATATTCCGAACTGGGAATCGGTGTCTGGGGCATGGGCTCTTATGCCAGTACCTATGTAAGCAAAAGCGGATCACGTTCCGAAAACAACATCGGTGTTTACATGGCCGGTGTGGATAAACTGCTCCTTGATGACAGGCTCGCTGTAGGTGTCGGATTCGGTTACGAAAACTCATGGTCCAAACTCAAGACCAACGGCTATACTGAAAACGGTGAAGGTTTCTCCATCTCTCCATATGCAGCCTACCGGGTTACTGACCAGTTCATGGTTAAAGCCGTATTCAACTCTGCTTTCAACCACTACGATGCCAGCGGGGTTTCAAAAAACTACGACGGCACCAGACTTATGGGTGACATCAGCGGTGAATACTCCTGGATCAGAGATGCATGGCTCTTCGCAGCGGAAGCTGGGTTCATGTACATGAACGAAGATTTTAACCAGAACTACACTGATGTATACCTTGGTGAAGGGCGCATTTCCGGTAAGCTGGCCTACGAATTCGAAAACGGATTTCAGCCCTACGGACGTGCAACCTTCTATCAGGACATGCTCTCCAGATCCGGCGGCGATTTTGAAGATCACACTTGGGAAGGAGCACTTGGATTGAACTATTATGACGGTCCATGGTCCCTTTCCGCAGAAGCATTTGATGCCTTCAACAAAGACAAGAACACATACGGCGGTTCACTGCTGGTAAGGTTCGATTTCTAA
- a CDS encoding cold shock domain-containing protein, with protein MSVKGVVSWFNDIKGFGFIEDETGRDIYVHYSEVLRDGFKTLNVGEKVVFDVIDEDTAPKATAVRIINY; from the coding sequence ATGAGTGTTAAAGGTGTAGTCAGCTGGTTCAATGATATCAAGGGCTTCGGTTTTATCGAAGATGAGACTGGCAGGGATATTTATGTCCATTATTCTGAAGTCTTACGAGATGGATTTAAGACTTTGAATGTTGGGGAGAAGGTTGTTTTTGATGTCATAGATGAAGACACCGCACCCAAAGCTACTGCTGTCCGGATCATAAATTATTAG
- the infA gene encoding translation initiation factor IF-1: MAKEEGIEVEGVVQEALPNAMFKVELENGHIILGHISGKMRKHYIRILPGDRVRVELSPYDLTRGRITFRMK, encoded by the coding sequence ATGGCTAAAGAAGAAGGTATTGAAGTAGAGGGTGTCGTTCAGGAAGCGTTGCCCAATGCAATGTTCAAAGTAGAGCTTGAGAACGGACATATAATTCTGGGGCATATTTCAGGGAAGATGCGTAAGCATTATATCAGAATTTTACCGGGAGACAGGGTCAGGGTAGAACTCTCGCCATACGATTTGACCCGTGGGCGTATTACCTTCCGCATGAAATAA
- the hflX gene encoding GTPase HflX, whose product MRLLHTHISGENLSEEDLMDMVFLRLDSVTVVASDPHGEPDFVQYAYLLPPGAGTKPYEQLPPVRWDRAEMDLPAQIKALEDEFRRADRTRDTTDKRERAIMVSVSQDPRSVQERSLDELEDLADTAGLKVEGRLVQRIRKLNPKFIMGKGKLAELEVIALQADAEVILFDQELSAAQMRNLAKLTERKIIDRTQLILDIFAQHATTRAGKLQVEMAQLKYTMPRLVGKNRAMSRLMGGIGGRGPGETKLEIDRRRIKDKLTKLGNELKKVSRQRGFTRERRARAGVPVVSLVGYTNAGKSTLLNTLTDSGVLAEDKLFATLDPTSRRIRFPREQELILTDTVGFIRQLPMELKEAFRATLEELEAADVLLHVCDSSHPEVSEQIQAVNNIIADMNLGDVSTILVLNKWDKLDDEQQELMRNTYPQGIPSSALNRRSLNVLVEEILNSIDRLGHKF is encoded by the coding sequence TTGCGGCTCCTGCATACCCATATTTCCGGAGAGAACCTGTCCGAAGAAGACCTCATGGATATGGTTTTCCTGCGTCTGGACAGCGTTACAGTTGTCGCTTCCGATCCGCATGGTGAACCTGATTTTGTGCAGTACGCCTACCTGCTGCCTCCCGGAGCAGGTACGAAACCGTATGAGCAACTACCCCCGGTGCGCTGGGATCGTGCGGAAATGGATCTTCCGGCCCAGATCAAGGCTCTTGAGGATGAATTCCGCCGGGCTGACCGTACGCGGGATACCACTGATAAACGAGAGCGGGCCATCATGGTCAGCGTTTCGCAGGATCCCAGATCCGTGCAGGAACGTTCTCTTGATGAGCTGGAAGATCTCGCCGATACTGCGGGATTGAAGGTGGAAGGGCGTCTTGTGCAGCGCATCCGTAAGCTCAATCCTAAATTTATCATGGGTAAGGGCAAGCTGGCTGAATTGGAAGTCATTGCCTTGCAGGCAGATGCGGAAGTGATTCTTTTTGATCAGGAACTTTCCGCTGCCCAGATGCGTAACCTTGCCAAGCTCACCGAGCGCAAAATTATTGATCGTACTCAGCTCATTCTGGATATTTTTGCCCAGCATGCAACTACCCGTGCCGGTAAATTGCAGGTGGAAATGGCGCAGCTGAAATATACCATGCCCCGGCTTGTAGGTAAGAACCGGGCCATGTCCCGGTTGATGGGCGGTATCGGTGGTCGCGGTCCCGGTGAAACTAAGCTTGAAATTGACCGGCGCCGCATCAAGGACAAGCTGACCAAGCTCGGCAATGAGCTTAAGAAAGTCAGCCGTCAGCGCGGATTTACCCGTGAGCGTCGCGCCCGTGCCGGAGTCCCGGTGGTGTCCCTTGTCGGCTACACCAACGCCGGCAAGTCGACTTTACTCAACACCTTGACCGACAGCGGCGTTCTGGCCGAAGACAAACTCTTTGCCACACTGGACCCTACCAGCAGACGAATCCGTTTCCCCCGCGAACAGGAATTGATTCTGACTGATACGGTTGGGTTTATCCGCCAACTGCCCATGGAACTGAAAGAAGCTTTCCGGGCCACCCTTGAAGAGCTGGAAGCCGCCGATGTGCTGCTTCATGTCTGCGATTCTTCTCATCCTGAGGTGAGCGAACAGATACAGGCGGTCAACAATATTATTGCTGATATGAATCTCGGTGATGTCTCAACTATACTTGTGCTCAACAAATGGGATAAGCTTGATGATGAACAGCAGGAGCTCATGCGTAACACTTATCCGCAGGGCATTCCTTCCAGCGCACTTAACCGTCGTTCGCTGAATGTTCTGGTGGAAGAAATTCTTAATTCCATCGACAGGCTTGGTCATAAATTTTAA
- a CDS encoding IMP cyclohydrolase, which translates to MDMLPIKRGVLSVTDKSGLAEFAAELAGFGVELISTGGTRKMLLDAGLEVKSVSEVTGFPEIMGGRVKTLHPSVHGGILADKDNPEHLSTLDEHGIKTIDMVCVNLYNFAKAVSEGQDLRNAVEQIDIGGPTMLRASAKNFHSVLVVPSPAHYSRILEDMKKNDGKVSLALRKDLAAETFALVSEYDSMIAKYLADHDA; encoded by the coding sequence ATGGATATGTTGCCTATAAAGCGCGGAGTGCTCAGTGTTACTGATAAATCCGGGCTTGCTGAATTTGCGGCTGAGTTGGCTGGCTTCGGTGTGGAACTCATAAGCACCGGCGGCACAAGGAAAATGCTCCTTGATGCCGGGCTTGAAGTCAAGTCTGTAAGTGAAGTTACCGGTTTTCCTGAAATAATGGGTGGCCGCGTAAAGACCCTGCACCCCAGTGTGCATGGCGGTATTCTTGCCGATAAGGATAACCCTGAGCACCTCTCGACTCTTGATGAACATGGTATCAAGACTATCGATATGGTCTGTGTTAACCTGTACAATTTTGCCAAGGCTGTTAGCGAAGGGCAGGATTTGAGAAACGCTGTCGAACAGATCGACATCGGCGGTCCTACTATGCTGCGCGCTTCAGCGAAAAATTTCCATTCCGTTCTGGTTGTCCCCAGTCCGGCGCATTACTCCCGTATTCTTGAAGACATGAAAAAGAACGACGGCAAAGTTTCTCTCGCACTCAGAAAAGATCTGGCTGCGGAAACTTTTGCGCTTGTCTCTGAATACGATTCCATGATCGCCAAATATTTGGCGGATCACGACGCTTAG